From the genome of Hymenobacter gelipurpurascens:
ATCCAGGAAACGATTGGCTCAGATGAATACGCCCGCCTGCGCTTCGGCATCGACTCCAGCTTCTCGAAGGGCCGGCAGGTAGATTACGTGCTAAGCCCTTTCTCAGCCGATGAAAATATCGACCTGGATGGTCGTCTGGAAAAAGCTGCTGAGGCGGTTTTACTGTTCGGCACCGTAGGCCTAGAGCGCGCCATGAACGTGGTGAACGTAAAGTAGGAAGTGGCCTAGGCAACTGGATACAAGCAGCCCGTCATCCTGAGCGCAGCGAAGGACATTATCACGTAAGAACGATTGACGTAACAACGTCTTGTTCTTGCGTGATAAGGTCCTTCGCTGCGCTCAGGATGACGGGCTGTTTTCTAGTACAGATTTTCTTGTTCAAGAATGGCCTAGGCCACTCCAGAGCCGGGGCGTACGGGACTGCTGGGCTGCATGAGACTCAGGACGCCGTCAGCGTTTTCGGCCATCAGGAGCATGCCTTGGCTTTGGATGCCTTTGATTTCGCGGGGCGCCAGGTTGAGTAGCACCTGCACCTGCTGGCCTACGAGAGCTTCGGGCAGGAAGTGCTCAGCAATACCGGAAACGATGGTGCGCGCCTCATCGAAACCCAGGTCCACGCTGAGCTTGAGGAGCTTCTTGGTTTTGGCCACCTTCTCGGCGGCTACGATGGTACCGATGCGCAGGTCCATGGTCTGGAACTCCTCGAAGCTAACGTCCTCCTTAGCGGGGGCTGCTACGGCGGCGGCCAGCTCGTTGGCTTTCTTGGTGTCGAGGAGCTTCTGCACCTGGGCTTCCACAGTAGAGTCTTCGATTTTGGTGAAGAGCAGCGCGGCTTCGCCGAGTTGGTGGCCAGCAGCCAGCGCGTCGGGGCGACCGGCGCTAAGCCAGGTACCGGGCTCCAGATTCAGCATGTGGCCTAGCTTCACGGCCGAGTACGGCAGGAAAGGCTCCATCAGCGTTACGAGGCTGGCAGCCAGCTGCAGGGCCACGTGCAGCACGGTGCCAGTGCGCGCCTCGTCAGTTTTGATGAGCTTCCAGGGCTCAGTATCGGCGAGGTACTTGTTGCCGAGGCGAGTCAGGTTCATCAGTTCATTGAGGGCGTCGCGGAAGCGGTAGGCCTCTATCAGGTCGCCTACTCGCTGCGGGAATCCCTGGAGCTGGCTTAGCACGTCTTCGTCCTCGGTGGTGAAGCCTACCGCGGCAGGTACTTTGCCCCCGAAAAACTTATGCGTGAGCACCAGTGCCCGGTTAACGAAGTTGCCGAGGTTGGCTACCAGCTCATTGTTGTTGCGGGCCTGGAAGTCCTTCCAGGTGAAGTCGTTGTCCTTGGTTTCGGGGGCGTTGGCGCAGAGTACATAGCGCAGCACATCGGCCTGGCCGGGGAAATCCTGCAGATACTCGTGCAGCCACACGGCCCAGTTGCGGCTGGTGCTGATCTTGTCGCCTTCCAGGTTCAGGAACTCGTTGGCAGGCACGTTATCGGGCAAGATATAGTCGCCGTGGGCCTTTAGCATCGTGGGGAAGATGATGCAATGGAACACAATGTTGTCTTTGCCGATGAAGTGCACCAGCTTGGTGCCGCTGTCTTTCCAGTAGGTTTCCCATGTATCGGGCAGCAGGTCTTTGGTGGCCGAGATGTAGCCGATGGGCGCATCAAACCACACGTAGAGCACCTTGCCTTCGGCGCCGGGCACCGGAACAGGCACGCCCCAATCCAGGTCGCGGGTTACGGCGCGGGGGTGCAGGCCTTGGTCGATCCAGGACTTGCACTGGCCGTACACGTTGGTTTTCCAGTCCTGCTTGTGGCCTTCCACAATCCACTCGCGCAGCCA
Proteins encoded in this window:
- the metG gene encoding methionine--tRNA ligase translates to MSSLPQRYTVTAALPYANGPVHIGHLAGVYLPADIYVRYLRAQQRDVKFICGSDEHGVPITIRAQKEGVTPQQVVDKYHAIIRDSFQDFGVSFDIYSRTSSKTHAEVASGFFKKLYEEGKFIEQTSQQYYDEKADQFLADRYIVGTCPNCGNENAYGDQCEKCGSSLSPTELINPRSMLSGNQPVLRETKHWYLPLDQYEPWLREWIVEGHKQDWKTNVYGQCKSWIDQGLHPRAVTRDLDWGVPVPVPGAEGKVLYVWFDAPIGYISATKDLLPDTWETYWKDSGTKLVHFIGKDNIVFHCIIFPTMLKAHGDYILPDNVPANEFLNLEGDKISTSRNWAVWLHEYLQDFPGQADVLRYVLCANAPETKDNDFTWKDFQARNNNELVANLGNFVNRALVLTHKFFGGKVPAAVGFTTEDEDVLSQLQGFPQRVGDLIEAYRFRDALNELMNLTRLGNKYLADTEPWKLIKTDEARTGTVLHVALQLAASLVTLMEPFLPYSAVKLGHMLNLEPGTWLSAGRPDALAAGHQLGEAALLFTKIEDSTVEAQVQKLLDTKKANELAAAVAAPAKEDVSFEEFQTMDLRIGTIVAAEKVAKTKKLLKLSVDLGFDEARTIVSGIAEHFLPEALVGQQVQVLLNLAPREIKGIQSQGMLLMAENADGVLSLMQPSSPVRPGSGVA